A region of Lacinutrix sp. Hel_I_90 DNA encodes the following proteins:
- a CDS encoding nucleoid-associated protein has product MITRKSASISKFIIHKVGNKHNDTKNAFSDKEVHFDEASYELMLPFLLRPFGSVVQSFRFNHHANVDLNEINAYAKQIFNEDDGFVEASKNIVKHLYEQSDSAQIKTGDVLVAVFEGIEYKEMVTNAIGIFKIENKINFFQTYLEDNSYDVLVQKGISSKKVDKGCLILNQTDMEGNIVLSVDNNSYDAQYWLDKFLNIKYADDSNNHTHNYIDLCKEFSTEILKPSYGEQERNIFLAKTIDYFKENEIINVERFKEEVFAEEKHIQLFEDFKKEYETGADFVLRNQFDLAEAVVSKEKKKIKTDIKLDTHIQIKLDIDAPEAASEHLERGYDEEKKMYYYKVFFNAEG; this is encoded by the coding sequence ATGATTACACGTAAAAGCGCAAGCATTTCTAAATTTATAATTCATAAAGTTGGTAATAAACATAACGATACCAAAAATGCTTTTTCTGATAAAGAAGTGCATTTTGATGAAGCTAGTTATGAATTAATGCTTCCTTTTCTATTACGTCCCTTTGGAAGCGTCGTACAAAGTTTTCGTTTTAATCATCATGCTAATGTAGATCTAAATGAGATTAATGCTTATGCCAAGCAAATCTTTAATGAGGATGATGGGTTTGTAGAAGCTTCAAAAAACATTGTAAAACATTTATACGAGCAATCAGACTCCGCTCAAATTAAAACAGGAGATGTTTTGGTTGCTGTTTTTGAGGGTATTGAATACAAGGAGATGGTAACCAATGCTATTGGCATATTTAAAATTGAAAACAAAATCAATTTCTTTCAAACCTATTTAGAAGATAACAGTTACGATGTATTGGTCCAAAAAGGAATTAGTTCCAAAAAAGTAGACAAAGGGTGTTTGATTTTAAATCAAACCGATATGGAAGGCAATATTGTTTTAAGTGTTGATAATAATAGCTACGATGCACAATATTGGTTAGATAAATTTCTAAATATAAAATATGCTGATGATAGTAATAATCATACGCATAATTATATTGATCTCTGTAAAGAGTTTTCTACCGAAATTTTAAAACCAAGTTACGGTGAACAAGAACGCAATATCTTTTTAGCTAAGACTATTGACTATTTTAAAGAAAATGAAATTATAAATGTTGAGCGTTTTAAAGAAGAAGTCTTTGCTGAAGAAAAACACATTCAGCTTTTTGAAGATTTTAAAAAGGAATATGAAACGGGTGCCGATTTTGTTTTACGTAACCAATTTGATCTAGCTGAAGCTGTTGTTTCTAAAGAAAAGAAGAAAATAAAAACCGACATCAAACTCGATACACACATTCAAATTAAACTTGATATTGACGCGCCTGAAGCGGCTAGTGAACATTTAGAACGTGGTTATGACGAGGAAAAGAAAATGTATTATTATAAAGTGTTTTTTAATGCAGAAGGTTAA